A part of Anolis sagrei isolate rAnoSag1 chromosome 3, rAnoSag1.mat, whole genome shotgun sequence genomic DNA contains:
- the PRSS23 gene encoding serine protease 23 isoform X2, with amino-acid sequence MRERSRFTMVGLPVLVFLWTIKGAFPAHSHWKPTWPSYRVPVVVPQLTVNLDKPQFDAEAKLEVVSPCGPSCHKSSPLPTYEEVKDYLSYETLYSNGSRTETEVGIYIITGGNTGGQSRSRRKRQIYGYDTRFSIFGKDFLLNYPFSTSVKLSTGCTGTLVAEKHVLTAAHCIHDGKSYVKGAKKLRVGFLRPRLKDGSKGANVSSSPDPHKMKFQWIRVKRTHVPKGWIKGNANDIGMDYDYALLELKKPHKRKFMKIGVSPTAKQLPGGRIHFSGYDNDRPGNLVYRFCDVRDETYDLLYQQCDAQPGASGSGVYVRMWKRQNNKWERKIIGIFSGHQWVDTNGSPQDFNVAVRITPLKYAQICYWITGNYQHCRDG; translated from the exons ATGAGGGAGAG ATCCAGGTTTACCATGGTGGGCCTACCTGTTCTCGTATTCTTGTGGACCATAAAAGGTGCCTTTCCTGCTCATTCTCACTGGAAGCCAACCTGGCCATCCTACAGAGTCCCTGTCGTTGTGCCCCAATTGACTGTGAATTTGGACAAGCCGCAGTTTGACGCAGAAGCCAAACTAGAAGTGGTATCACCTTGTGGTCCCTCGTGCCACAAAAGTTCTCCATTGCCAACTTATGAAGAGGTGAAGGACTATTTGTCCTATGAGACCTTATATTCCAATGGTTCTCGCACAGAGACAGAAGTTGGTATCTACATCATTACTGGTGGAAACACTGGGGGACAAAGCAGATCTCGGAGGAAAAGACAAATCTATGGATACGACACAAGGTTTAGTATTTTTGGCAAGGACTTTTTGCTAAACTaccccttttccacttctgtgAAGTTATCCACAGGCTGTACTGGAACACTGGTGGCTGAAAAGCACGTCTTGACTGCAGCTCATTGTATTCATGATGGAAAAAGCTATGTCAAGGGAGCCAAGAAGCTGCGAGTGGGGTTTCTGAGGCCCAGACTGAAGGATGGTAGCAAGGGGGCAAATGTCAGCAGCTCTCCCGACCCACACAAAATGAAATTCCAGTGGATCCGAGTGAAACGGACCCATGTCCCCAAAGGGTGGATCAAAGGGAATGCCAATGACATTGGCATGGACTATGATTATGCTCTGTTGGAACTCAAGAAACCCCATAAGCGAAAGTTCATGAAAATAGGAGTGAGCCCAACAGCAAAACAGTTGCCTGGGGGAAGGATCCACTTCTCAGGCTATGACAATGATCGGCCAGGCAATCTGGTTTACCGTTTCTGCGACGTCAGGGATGAAACGTATGATCTCTTGTACCAGCAGTGTGATGCCCAGCCAGGGGCCAGTGGTTCTGGGGTTTATGTGCGGATGTGGAAGAGACAGAACAACAAATGGGAACGTAAAATCATTGGGATATTTTCTGGACACCAGTGGGTGGACACCAATGGCTCCCCCCAGGATTTCAACGTGGCTGTCCGCATTACCCCTCTCAAATATGCACAAATATGTTACTGGATCACAGGGAACTATCAGCACTGCCGGGATGGCTGA
- the PRSS23 gene encoding serine protease 23 isoform X1, whose product MKPTSMKTCVTRSRFTMVGLPVLVFLWTIKGAFPAHSHWKPTWPSYRVPVVVPQLTVNLDKPQFDAEAKLEVVSPCGPSCHKSSPLPTYEEVKDYLSYETLYSNGSRTETEVGIYIITGGNTGGQSRSRRKRQIYGYDTRFSIFGKDFLLNYPFSTSVKLSTGCTGTLVAEKHVLTAAHCIHDGKSYVKGAKKLRVGFLRPRLKDGSKGANVSSSPDPHKMKFQWIRVKRTHVPKGWIKGNANDIGMDYDYALLELKKPHKRKFMKIGVSPTAKQLPGGRIHFSGYDNDRPGNLVYRFCDVRDETYDLLYQQCDAQPGASGSGVYVRMWKRQNNKWERKIIGIFSGHQWVDTNGSPQDFNVAVRITPLKYAQICYWITGNYQHCRDG is encoded by the coding sequence ATCCAGGTTTACCATGGTGGGCCTACCTGTTCTCGTATTCTTGTGGACCATAAAAGGTGCCTTTCCTGCTCATTCTCACTGGAAGCCAACCTGGCCATCCTACAGAGTCCCTGTCGTTGTGCCCCAATTGACTGTGAATTTGGACAAGCCGCAGTTTGACGCAGAAGCCAAACTAGAAGTGGTATCACCTTGTGGTCCCTCGTGCCACAAAAGTTCTCCATTGCCAACTTATGAAGAGGTGAAGGACTATTTGTCCTATGAGACCTTATATTCCAATGGTTCTCGCACAGAGACAGAAGTTGGTATCTACATCATTACTGGTGGAAACACTGGGGGACAAAGCAGATCTCGGAGGAAAAGACAAATCTATGGATACGACACAAGGTTTAGTATTTTTGGCAAGGACTTTTTGCTAAACTaccccttttccacttctgtgAAGTTATCCACAGGCTGTACTGGAACACTGGTGGCTGAAAAGCACGTCTTGACTGCAGCTCATTGTATTCATGATGGAAAAAGCTATGTCAAGGGAGCCAAGAAGCTGCGAGTGGGGTTTCTGAGGCCCAGACTGAAGGATGGTAGCAAGGGGGCAAATGTCAGCAGCTCTCCCGACCCACACAAAATGAAATTCCAGTGGATCCGAGTGAAACGGACCCATGTCCCCAAAGGGTGGATCAAAGGGAATGCCAATGACATTGGCATGGACTATGATTATGCTCTGTTGGAACTCAAGAAACCCCATAAGCGAAAGTTCATGAAAATAGGAGTGAGCCCAACAGCAAAACAGTTGCCTGGGGGAAGGATCCACTTCTCAGGCTATGACAATGATCGGCCAGGCAATCTGGTTTACCGTTTCTGCGACGTCAGGGATGAAACGTATGATCTCTTGTACCAGCAGTGTGATGCCCAGCCAGGGGCCAGTGGTTCTGGGGTTTATGTGCGGATGTGGAAGAGACAGAACAACAAATGGGAACGTAAAATCATTGGGATATTTTCTGGACACCAGTGGGTGGACACCAATGGCTCCCCCCAGGATTTCAACGTGGCTGTCCGCATTACCCCTCTCAAATATGCACAAATATGTTACTGGATCACAGGGAACTATCAGCACTGCCGGGATGGCTGA